ACGAGGGTAAGGTATTGTATGTCTGGAAAAAGGCCATTGATTTGCCTATGTATTTTTACAAGATAAATGTTTCTCGAAAATGCTCTCGAATACTAAATGCtgatttatcagcatttaatTGACTGTTTTCTTACAAATGAAGTTGTACTTGGCAAAAAAAAAGGTTAGACCCTTAAATTGGACCGTAACGGATGGGCACGAGGCACTTTGGGGTAGGTGTATATTTCCGTCCCCGATTTTCGAATTTAATATTGATTCCCGTACCGGTCCCAAATCCTTAATGAGGTTTCTTTTCCTCTCCAATTCTCATGAGAATTCAGggaatttattttttaataaaaaaataataatgtaaaaatacatattattttttaattaaacaATAACCTACTAATTTGTAATATACAATTTATTGATATTATCtcatatttttaatatcaaataataataaaattgatttataatacaaataattgacatattttaaattataaaaatatattatattctAATGTAAAAATTGATCAATAAATTAttgataatttttaaattttaataatattatcGATGCTatctatttttaataattaatttaataaattatatataaatattttattatttatatatatacacaatcgGGGTTGGGAATCAGGGTGGAGAGCCACTAATTTCCGATtcctgaaatatttataaaaaaatttcgGTTATCAATCCCGCCTCCGAAAAATTCTCCAAATCCTGAATTTGAATAAAGTCAGGATCGGATCATAATCGGGCCGGGCAAGGTGGATGCCTGGATCCGCAAGTCATTCTACACATAAAGCAGCATTTTCTTACGGTACGTCCTTACCCCGTATCTATAATATTAAAGACGAAATATTTGAAAATTTGATtgttagtttttaattattcaattTTGAGTCGTTAGATCAAATTGATGAGAATCATTAAatatagttttaaaaattattattcaagtgatatcAGATCGAATCTTACCGGCaacatattattaaaatataatgaAAAAATGACAAAATACCTCTTTTTTTAGAGTTTGTGACAAAAATACCTCTTTTTAAAATTTTGACCAAAAATATCCGTCTAATACTCATTTTTCAGTTGGGGTATTACTAATACACATTTTAAAAATGGGGTAATTTGTATAAAAAAAAgttgaaaaaaattaaaaaaaaattaaaagtgaGATACGCATTCACATAATGCGTATCACCCATTTGATTATGGTGATACGCATTTGTGACATGCGTATCACTTGTTTTGCTTATTTtttcattattatttttataattttttatgtAATACCCATTTTCCAGATGCGTAATAGATTTACCCATTTCTAAAATGCGTATTAGAAGGACATTTTTGGCCATAAACTCCAAAAAATGGTATTCTTGTTACAACTTCCAAAAAAAGAGTTATTTTTTGTTATCACCTAAATATAATTTATACTCactccgtccctaaaaacgtttcctattTGTGTTGAATATATTTGCCAATGCACACTTTTAATtgttaatatatttaattttgtattagtattaaatataaaaacttcattgtattaaaatacttataaatacgaatccaacaaaatcactcatgactatatttgatattatagattatacgtaaattagtagtcaatcgcttaccgTGAACAGTACAAAAAGTAAAAAGGGAAAACATTTAACGGGTCGGAGGgagtaatatataattataaaaacgACGGTCCATCGCACTGGCATATACAagtatataataaaatacaatgCAAAAAACCTTACAATAGACAATTTATATAACCCTAACAATAAGCCTCTTTTGATCCCTGCACAGCAGTCAGCCCTCCTCTCCTCCCACTTGTTTGATAATCTCAGATCAATGTCCATGGCTTCGACATTTAATGACATACCAGCAGACCTGTTGCTCAAGATTTTCAAACTACAACCCATGAATTCTCTTGTACTTTTGAGAAATGTCTGTAAACTTTGGGATCAAATCATTAGCAGTGAGGATTTCAATGAATTCCATCTTGCACGAGAACGAACCTCCTCCAACACAAACAAATATCTTCTGCTTGAAGGTGCCCATGATTCCAAATCAACAATTCTTGTAGATAGCCAAAAACATATATACCATGATATTCCTATGAAAAATTACGAATGTCATGGAATTTGTGACGGGTTATTGTGCTTGTCATTTGCTAAAGGGTTTTCAAAACAACATTCTACCATTATTTTGTGGAATCCCATTTTCCGGAAAATTCTCCCTCCACTAAAAATCAAGTATTCAGAGCTTACTTACGTGTGTTTCGGGCGCCACGATGATGATTACAAGGTAATCAAGGTTGTTGTTTTTCCACGTATGTACAATGTTTGTACCTATAGTTTGAGCACGAATAGTTGGAAAATTCGGGAATTTAATGGAGCTATTTATCGTAACTATAATTATAACTATAAGTTAGGTTCCTGGTCGTCTCTGCATTGTTCAAAGAGCAGGCTTGTTAATGGCATTGCTTATTTTTTAGACTATTCAGGGAAACATGGTCGTGCAATTATATCTTTCGATATAAATCGTGAGGTATTTCGAGAAATACCTGTACATCGTTGGACCGGTTCTTAGTTTATTATGGAAGAATACAAAGAATCACTGGCTCTTATAGGAATTGATACTCGTTGGTATGGGGAGATTCAAAGTGTTGTGATGCTGGTATTGAGAGGGCGCAATAACTCCTTTTCATGGGAGTTAATGGAACTTTACGAAGAAGAAATCGATGTTCTACTGAAACTAGAGGGTTTTATTAATAAAGATGAACTTCTTATAAGGATTACCCACCCCAATGCCATACCTGCGTATTCATTTTGCTTAATGAGGAATGTAGAAAATCCATTAACACGCCAATTT
This sequence is a window from Apium graveolens cultivar Ventura chromosome 9, ASM990537v1, whole genome shotgun sequence. Protein-coding genes within it:
- the LOC141685314 gene encoding putative F-box only protein 15; the protein is MSMASTFNDIPADLLLKIFKLQPMNSLVLLRNVCKLWDQIISSEDFNEFHLARERTSSNTNKYLLLEGAHDSKSTILVDSQKHIYHDIPMKNYECHGICDGLLCLSFAKGFSKQHSTIILWNPIFRKILPPLKIKYSELTYVCFGRHDDDYKVIKVVVFPRMYNVCTYSLSTNSWKIREFNGAIYRNYNYNYKLGSWSSLHCSKSRLVNGIAYFLDYSGKHGRAIISFDINREVFREIPVHRWTGS